AATTCCTGACAAATTTGTCCCCACCCGAGTCCTGCCTGCCGCATGGCAGCAATATCGGTCCGGGTGACGCCGGCCACAAGTGCCAGGTTGCGCTCCATCTCTTGTTCTGCCAGACGATTGCGTTTGCGGGCCACTTCTACTGCCTGCTCGTCTCCATTGACCCTGGCCTGCTTCAGTTCCTGACTCGTCTGCTCGACGGTTTGCCTTGCCCTGACCAATTGGGGAAGCGGCTCAACGTCTTCATTTTGAGCCCAGGCAGGAAGCGACGCCATTGCCAGAAGCATTGTCAAGAGCAAGACAAAGTATGTTCTTGGTGTGATACCGTGGTCCAAGACAGAAGTACGCATGTGATTCTCCTCTCTTCTTCTGTTAGTTTGCCTGTCTGCATATGGAAACGGCCGTTCATTGATATATACGCAGCCACTGGCTGAGGGTCACTTGATAATTCGTGGGTGAACGAGCTGACTTTTTGTTTTCTTGATTTTCTGTCATTTTTTCAAGGTAAGCAAAGATACTGACTGGTCCAGAAAGAAGACTTTTTTGTTCACTGCAACTCTTTCTGCTTTGCCATAACCTCCCGTAGACAGGCGAGAAGGTAAAATACCGGGGTAATTCCTCAGAAGGAACTCTTTCACCGCTTTGGCCCTGGCCAATGCCAGAGAGCTGTTTCCTTTGTGGTAGGCTGCTATTTTTAGTTGGATCTTTTTGTTTATACTGAGAATTGAGCCAACGACTCTCAGTGAGGTCTGACTTTGGGGGAGGAGCTCTGTGCTCCCTGGAGCAAAGGCAATACGCTGTAAAGTAATCCGCCGGTAACCAATAGTATAATTGCGGTATGAAAAATCTCCGTGGCTGTTCAGATGATCAACAGCTTGCAGGGCCCACTTGCCTTCAGGATAATGCTGCAAGTATGCTTTCCAGGCTTTGATCTCCTTGTCTGTTTTTTGCAACCCTGCAAGGGCAAGTCCTTTATTGTACAGAGCCTCAGGATTGTTCCGGTCTTCCAGGAGCACTTTATCATATTGCCGCAAGGCTGCTTGCCATTGTCCATTGTCAAGGTAGTTGTGTCCAAGATACAGTCTTGCTGGCACATGGCCACTGTCTGCCCGAAGAGCCATTTGATAGCTTGATCGTTCCTTGGCAAAATCCCTTACTGCCCAGTAAGCCACTCCCAGCCAGAAGTAGTAATCTGCATTATCGTTTTGCAGTCGAGCAGCTTTGCGCAAGTATGGCAGAGCCTGTTCTGGTTTCTCCAGTGCTAGATAGAAACGGCCGAGGTAATAATTACTCCAGGGATCGTTTGGATTTTGCGCCAGAACCTTCTTGGTCTCCTGGATTCCTTCCAGGTAGCGTTCGTTTTTCAAATACCAGCTGCCCTTCATCCGAGCACAGCTCCCCATAACCAATACCAGACTGAAGAGTAATATACTGATTTTTCTA
The DNA window shown above is from Deltaproteobacteria bacterium and carries:
- a CDS encoding tetratricopeptide repeat protein — encoded protein: MSRKISILLFSLVLVMGSCARMKGSWYLKNERYLEGIQETKKVLAQNPNDPWSNYYLGRFYLALEKPEQALPYLRKAARLQNDNADYYFWLGVAYWAVRDFAKERSSYQMALRADSGHVPARLYLGHNYLDNGQWQAALRQYDKVLLEDRNNPEALYNKGLALAGLQKTDKEIKAWKAYLQHYPEGKWALQAVDHLNSHGDFSYRNYTIGYRRITLQRIAFAPGSTELLPQSQTSLRVVGSILSINKKIQLKIAAYHKGNSSLALARAKAVKEFLLRNYPGILPSRLSTGGYGKAERVAVNKKVFFLDQSVSLLTLKK